The following proteins come from a genomic window of Trifolium pratense cultivar HEN17-A07 linkage group LG4, ARS_RC_1.1, whole genome shotgun sequence:
- the LOC123881695 gene encoding U-box domain-containing protein 57-like: MMKTKQEIKFIPKVMCEPVDENLTFNGNQLENGDILCFQKASAIDTEKHIRHPDVPSYLELTSQDQASALAYRSHQTRRLHLRILPDNKGENASCKSN; this comes from the exons ATGATGAAAACAAAACAG GAAATTAAGTTTATCCCAAAAGTCATGTGTGAGCCTGTTGACGAGAACTTAACATTTAACGGAAACCAG TTAgaaaatggtgatattttaTGCTTTCAGAAAGCTTCTGCTATTGATACTGAGAAACATATTCGCCATCCTGATGTGCCGTCATACTTGGA GTTGACGAGTCAGGACCAAGCTTCAGCCTTGGCCTATCGCAGTCATCAGACTCGAAGGCTTCATCTTCGCATACTACCCGACAACAAAGGGGAAAATGCAAGCTGCAAAAGCAACTGA